In the genome of Phragmites australis chromosome 9, lpPhrAust1.1, whole genome shotgun sequence, the window ACGTTCATGTACGGCAACTACGACGGGCTCAGCCGGCCCCCGGTGTTCGACCTCCACCTCGGCGTCAACTTCTGGACAACGGTGAACATCACCGCCGCCGACCTTGCGGTGCTCGCCGAGGTCATCGCCATCGTCCGAGACGACGTCGTGCTGGTTTGCCTGGTGAACACCGGCTCCGGGACGCCGTTCATCTCCGGACTGGACCTGAGGCCCCTGACGAGCACGCTGTACCCGCAAGTGAACGCGACGCAGGGGCTGGTCCTGCTCGCCCGGCGCAACTTCGGGCCGAGCGATAGTACGGTTGTGGTCAGGTACCCGGACGATCCGTACGACCGCGCGTGGACCCCGTGGAGCAACCCGGCGGAGTGGTCGGAGATCTCGACGaccgagaaggtgggcggaaCAGCCATGGCGGCGCCGTCCGCCGTGATGCAGACTGCCATCACGCCCCTCAACGCCTCCAAGAACATCGACTTCTCGTGGGACGCCGTGCCGAACCAAGTCTATCCCGCGCCCGGGTACGAACTACGAACGTACAATCCACACACAATGCGTTTTTACTCCATTCCTAAGCTCTTGTGCCTCTGCATCAATGTAGGTACATCAGCAACGTGCACGTCGCGGAGTTGCGGAGCCTAGCCGGGAACGCAACACGCCAGTTCTACTTAACCATCAATGGCAAGCTTTGGTACGGTCTCCCAGAAACGCCGCATTACCTCTTCACCGATGTCATCTATGACAGGGAGCCACACCAAGGTTTCAACCAGTACAACGTCTCACTAAACGCCACGGCGAACTCGACGCTGCCGCCGATCATCAACGCCGTTGAGGTTTTCTCAGTCATCTCCACGGCCAACATTGGCACGGAAGCACAGGATGGTGAGTGAAGAACCATGTTGATTAATAATGAGGTGTATCGATAGAACATGGCCTTATGACTGTTGCTCTTTGTCTTGACTACTGAAAAATCCGACAGTTTCTGCCATTACGGGGATCAAGGCCAAGTATCAGGTGAAGAAGAACTGGATGGGTGACCCCTGCGCTCCGAAGGCTCTTGCATGGGATGGGTTGAGCTGCAGCTATGACATTTCCGGTCCTCCAAGAATCACAACCGTGTAAGTTCGAATTGAGTACATGAGAAACTGGTGCAATGAAGTCGTCTGAAGTCTGAGCTTTGAACCGTTGGATATGTTACAGAAATCTTTCGTCCAGTGGATTGAGCGGAGATATATCATTTTACTTCGCCAAACTCAAAGCAACCCAGTATTTGTAAGTAGCAAGTTTTCAATCCAAGTTCACATTGAACTTTACTGACTGAAGATACATTTGGCATGTCTGTCATTTCTTTTTCAGGAATTTGTCGCACAATAAGTTGACAGGCTCAATTCCTGATGTCCTTTCACAACTACCCTCTCTGAATGTTATGTAAGTAATTCTCTCCCATGCTGTAGAGTGTAGACATTAGTTTGTGCTCAAGAGTCAAGACATTGACATCCATACTACTTGGTTTGTTTAGAGATTTGACAGGCAACCAGCTCAACGGATCAATCCCCTCAGGGATTCTGAAAAGAATTCAAGATGGCTCCCTAAAGCTGAGGTTAATCCCCATTCTGTTGTCACCATATATATAGGTTTTCCAATATTGACTTTGCTTCTTTATGATCGAAACTGCTAATTGTTTCTTTGTTTCTATAGGTATGGCGACAATCCAAACCTTTGCAACGACGGCAGTTGCAAGTCCACAAAAAAGATGAGCAGCTCAATGCTTGCCGTCTATATTGCTGTTCCAGTAGTGGCATTTGTTGTGGTTGGAACACTAGTGTTATTGCTTTTCTtaatgagaaaaaagaaaggtaATAGTTCGCATATTAACACATAGATTGTTCTACCTGTACCTGCAAGCAACTGTCACTCATACGGGTAATTCCATTCTTGCCTTACAAATGAACAGCAAAGAGCTGCGTAAAGCCACTGAATGGGGTGCGTGACGTGCAGCCGCGATCACAGAACGGCAATGGACATGGCCTGCCGCAGCTGGAGAACCGTCGGTTCACGTACCGGGAACTAGAGGCCATCACGAACAACTTCCAGCGAGTGCTCGGCCGAGGAGGGTTCGGGTCTGTCTATGATGGCTTCTTGAAGGATGGCACCCAGGTTGCAGTCAAGCTGCGGTCTCAATCTTCCAATCAAAGTGTCCGAGAGTTCCTGACAGAGGTAATGCAATCTCTGATCAAAGCTAGTTGGTGCACCAAGATATTGCCAGATGAAGTAGATGTGCAGCTGACTTTGGAGATctctgtaatttttttcttcttgacaTTCAGGTCCAGACCTTAACAAAGATTCATCACAAGAATATTGTCTCCTTGATCGGTTACTGCAAGGATGGAGAGTTTTTGGCGCTTGTCTACGAGCATATGTCAGAAGGAACCCTGGAAGACAAACTAAGAGGTATGCTATTTCAGTTTCATCTGTAGGAGCATCTGAaatttctttctcaaattctaccttgACGATCCTCTGCAGGGAGAGATCGCAACGCTGGATCTCTGACCTGGAGACAGAGGCTCCGCATTGCACTGGAGTCCGCGCAAGGTAAAATTTCAGATTGATCATTGGAACCTGTTTTACTTGTTGCTTTTGAGGCCATTTTTTAATTGTTTCGCTAGAAATTAACTTGTAGTCTGGTGTGGTCGTTGCCGATGATCCCTTCCCGCGCGCAGGGCTTGAGTATCTGCACAAGGCGTGCAGGCCGGCTTGTGTTCACAGGGACGTGAAGACGTCGAACATCCTGCTGAATGCAGATCTCGAGGCCAAGATCGCCGATTTTGGCCTGCTGAAGGCCTTCCAACGCGATGACGATACCCATGTATCCACAGATAGGGTGGTCGGCACACACGGCTACCTTGCTCCTGAGTACGTATACGCTCTAGCTTTCTTGCTGACCATTTCGAGTAACACAGTTAATTCACAGCTCAAGAAAGTGTCGTGGATCGCATCCTGTGAGTGCACAGGTACGCGGCGGCTCTGCAGCTGACGGAGAAGagcgacgtgtacagcttcggcATCGTGCTGCTGGAGGTGATCACGGGGCAGCCGCCGATCCTGCGGTGCCCGGAGCCCACGAGCATCGTCCAGTGGGTGCGGCAGCGCCTGGCGCGCGGGGACATCGACGACGCGGTGGATGCGCGCATGCGTGGCGGCTACGACGTCAACGCCGTGTGGAAGGCCGCCGACGTCGCGCTCAAGTGCACCGCGCAGGCGCCCGCGCAGCGGCCCACCATGACCGACGTGGTGGCGCAGCTGCAGGAGTGCCTCGGGCTCGAGGAAGGCCGCTGACCATTTCGCTGGTGCAAGTCGGAGCAGCGCTGCATTTTCGGGAGGGTGCCAAAATTGGCCACCAGCCCTGCATCATGTCATTCTTCAAGTTCTTTGATAATGTCGTTTTGTCAGACAAGGTGGATATCAGCGTACAAATGTTTACACGTTTGACATGTCCAGCATACCCTTTTCTTTGTCAAACTGAATTGATCCGTCCTTCTCATCTGCTGTCATACAAGTCGATCTGTTTTGCTCGAGAAATCATATCATTGTTTGAATTGTAATCAGTTATCTCCAAAGCCATCGGTGCATAGCAATGCTCCATGGACatattttttagtcttctctATGAGAGTGGTCATGGTAGAAGCAACCTTTAACCCAAGAAAAAAATTTCTTAAATTGTTCTCCTAGAGAGGTATAGGGTTTTTCTATTGGTAGAGAAAACTATAGGTGAAACTCATAAATTCAGATGAATATGCTTATTACAGTCATACAATTTTCTATAGCAAatgttatgttttttttttccaaaagacAACCCAATGGTTAGTCCGCTTGCCATGAACACATGAATCTAATTTGAAAGTTATTATTAAAAGCACATGCTCATAGCCAACGAGCACATCACCCAGCATCTCCCAAAAGTCTCTCAAATGTGGATCTACATCCCGAAATTAATGAACATCATGACATAGCGGGAGATCGAGATAGATCTCATAGAAGATCCAGACCAAGTTTCGGAAATCATACTAATTCGGCTAAGGGTGGAGGTTATAAGCCCAACTACCAAGTGGTCAGGAATCATGTTTAGGTGTATTTTGTGACtattaaaagaaaataagataA includes:
- the LOC133929263 gene encoding putative leucine-rich repeat receptor-like serine/threonine-protein kinase At2g19230; translation: MARSTPRTMAARSWLLQLVLAAAAGGVLRVRGQGLPDSTGFVSIDCGIPEKSSYVDGVTKLPYVSDAGFTDAGSNHNVSAEYINPSCSKRYLNLRSFPDAARSCYTLGSLAPGSKYLLRATFMYGNYDGLSRPPVFDLHLGVNFWTTVNITAADLAVLAEVIAIVRDDVVLVCLVNTGSGTPFISGLDLRPLTSTLYPQVNATQGLVLLARRNFGPSDSTVVVRYPDDPYDRAWTPWSNPAEWSEISTTEKVGGTAMAAPSAVMQTAITPLNASKNIDFSWDAVPNQVYPAPGYISNVHVAELRSLAGNATRQFYLTINGKLWYGLPETPHYLFTDVIYDREPHQGFNQYNVSLNATANSTLPPIINAVEVFSVISTANIGTEAQDVSAITGIKAKYQVKKNWMGDPCAPKALAWDGLSCSYDISGPPRITTVNLSSSGLSGDISFYFAKLKATQYLNLSHNKLTGSIPDVLSQLPSLNVIDLTGNQLNGSIPSGILKRIQDGSLKLRYGDNPNLCNDGSCKSTKKMSSSMLAVYIAVPVVAFVVVGTLVLLLFLMRKKKAKSCVKPLNGVRDVQPRSQNGNGHGLPQLENRRFTYRELEAITNNFQRVLGRGGFGSVYDGFLKDGTQVAVKLRSQSSNQSVREFLTEVQTLTKIHHKNIVSLIGYCKDGEFLALVYEHMSEGTLEDKLRGRDRNAGSLTWRQRLRIALESAQGLEYLHKACRPACVHRDVKTSNILLNADLEAKIADFGLLKAFQRDDDTHVSTDRVVGTHGYLAPEYAAALQLTEKSDVYSFGIVLLEVITGQPPILRCPEPTSIVQWVRQRLARGDIDDAVDARMRGGYDVNAVWKAADVALKCTAQAPAQRPTMTDVVAQLQECLGLEEGR